One part of the Thermococcus sp. genome encodes these proteins:
- a CDS encoding PqqD family protein, which produces MERIYNKKPKVVEGIIAIKEEEKIKLFNPKTGKKHVLNTTGKYIFQLCDGEKTVEDIWKLVVRDFNCSHTEKVKEDVCRFLYLLAKRGYIEFKE; this is translated from the coding sequence TTGGAGAGGATATATAATAAAAAGCCCAAAGTGGTGGAGGGGATCATAGCGATTAAAGAAGAGGAGAAAATAAAATTGTTCAACCCTAAAACTGGTAAAAAGCACGTATTGAACACTACTGGTAAGTACATATTTCAATTATGTGATGGGGAAAAAACTGTAGAAGATATATGGAAACTAGTTGTACGGGATTTTAATTGTTCACATACCGAAAAAGTGAAAGAAGATGTTTGTAGATTCTTATACTTACTGGCGAAGAGGGGATACATTGAATTCAAAGAATAG